One Sulfolobus sp. S-194 DNA segment encodes these proteins:
- a CDS encoding alpha-aminoadipate/glutamate carrier protein LysW has protein sequence MVVLKCPVCNGDVNVPDDALPGEIVEHECGAQLEVYNDHGRLALRLAEQVGEDWGE, from the coding sequence ATGGTAGTCCTAAAGTGCCCCGTATGTAATGGAGATGTAAATGTTCCAGACGATGCATTGCCTGGGGAAATAGTTGAGCATGAATGTGGAGCTCAATTAGAAGTGTATAACGATCATGGAAGACTCGCACTAAGACTAGCCGAGCAAGTAGGAGAGGACTGGGGAGAGTGA
- the lysM gene encoding HTH-type transcriptional regulator LysM: protein MADVDESDLKILEILRKNARTPYTSIAKELKISEAAVRKRIEKLIKMGVIKRFTIEYELENEIRAIVMVQSTPQIPTPEISKKIAKIPGVEVVYETTGDYDILTVVRGTNISSINKTIDDIRSLQGVLSTNSTIVLRVWF, encoded by the coding sequence ATGGCAGATGTAGATGAAAGTGATTTAAAAATTCTTGAAATATTAAGGAAAAATGCAAGAACTCCATATACTAGTATAGCTAAAGAACTTAAAATTAGTGAAGCAGCAGTAAGGAAAAGGATTGAAAAACTAATAAAGATGGGTGTAATTAAGAGATTTACTATAGAATATGAGCTAGAAAATGAGATTAGAGCAATAGTTATGGTTCAATCTACGCCACAAATACCGACACCAGAAATATCTAAAAAGATAGCAAAAATTCCAGGAGTTGAAGTAGTATATGAAACTACTGGAGATTATGATATTTTAACAGTAGTTAGGGGTACTAACATTTCTTCAATTAATAAAACAATAGATGATATAAGAAGCCTTCAAGGGGTATTAAGTACAAATAGTACAATAGTTCTTAGAGTCTGGTTTTAA